A region from the Cryptococcus decagattii chromosome 5, complete sequence genome encodes:
- a CDS encoding pre-mRNA-processing-splicing factor 8, with protein sequence MSTVPPGFGATPPGSIPQPNGDGDGMEGDFFGQLRQEEIDKKARKWRQSQKRRFNPKRRQGGGGGVDFGKADLPPEHIRKIIKDHGDMSNRKFRNDKRVHLGALKYVPHAVMKLLENIPMPWEQVREVPVLYHISGAITFVNEVPRVIEPVYHAQWASMWLAMRREKRDRRHFKRMRFPPFDDEEPPMDYGDNVLDVEPLEAIQLELDEEDDEAILEWFYDPKPLVDTPQVNGSSYKYFQLTLPQMANLYRIGRQLLSDYSDNNAFYLFDKKSFFTAKALNIALPGGPKFEPLYRDMDAFDEDWNEFNDINKIIIRNVIRSEYKVAFPHLYNSLPRSVHIGIYHEPKNVYIKTDDPDLPAFYFDPLINPISQRVVQEAHTPLVSHEDQVFGFGNDEDDEFELPEEIEPFLGERDLENDNTADAIALYWAPYPYNLRSGKMKRAQDVPLIKNLYLEHCPDGQPVKVRVSYQKLLKVYVLNALHNKPPKAMVKRNLFRSLKNTKFFQSTTLDWVEAGLQVCRQGYNMLNLLIHRKNLNYLHLDYNLNLKPIKTLTTKERKKSRFGNAFHLCREILRLTKLIVDAHVQFRLGNVDAFQLADGLQYMFAHVGQLTGMYRYKYKLMKQIRMCKDLKHVIYSRFNTGPVGKGPGVGFWAPGWRVWLFFMRGIVPLLERWLGNLLARQFEGRNSKGVAKTVTKQRVESHFDLELRAAVMHDILDMMPEGVKQNKAKTILQHLSEAWRCWKANIPWKVPGMPAAIENIILRYVKSKADWWTSVAHYNRERIRRGATVDKAVVRKNLGRLTRLYLKAEQERQNGYLKDGPYITSEEGTAILISTAHWFESRKFAPIPFPPLSYKHDTKLLVLALEKLKEAYSVHGRLNQSQREELALVEQAYDNPHECLSRIKRLLLTQRAFKEAGIEFFDTYDKLIPCYDVEPLEKLSDAYLDQFLWYEADKRRLFPSWVKPSDSEPPPLLVYKWCQGINNLTDIWDTSEGESVVMMETVLARVYEKVDLTLLSRLLRLIMDHNLADYITSKNNTTLTFKDMSHINTYGMIRGLQFSSFVFQYYGLVLDLLVLGLERASEIAGLPEAPNGFLQFKNREIETKHPIRFYSRYVDRIHILFRFTAEESRDLIQRYLSVQPDPNNENVIGYNNKRCWPRDCRMRLIKHDVNLGRAVFWNVKNSLPRSLTTIEWEDTFVSVYSKDNPQLLFSMCGFEVRILPRVRTQNGEAYSLKDGVWNLTQESTKERTAQAFLRVSDQGIQDFNNRIRQILMSSGSATFAKIINKWNTCLIGLMTYYREAVVHTNELLDSLVKAENKVQTRVKIGLNSKMPSRFPPCVFYSPKELGGLGMLSMGFVLIPQSDLRWSKQTDSGGITHFRSGMTHEEDQLIPNLYRYLQPWEAEFLDSARVWSEYALKRKEATASNRRLTLEDLEDSWDRGIPRINTLFQKDRHTLAYDKGWRVRQYFSQFFRLRNQPFIWTNQRHDGKLWQLNNYRVDVISALGGVEGILEHSLFKGTAFPTWEGLFWEKACLQNGTRLLRADGSEILVEDVQEGDQLLGPDGTSRTASKIVRGEERLYRIKADELEDLVCTHNHILSLYKERSGLEQNPSPSTDLSSTDSYERVDVTVDDFVRLPQQEQQKYRLFRSTGFKGADQPSTSSLATLLHIMSIQLEEKPTKWSGFVVDKDSLYLRHDYLVLHNSGFEESMKNKRLTNAQRSGLSQIPNRRFTMWWSPTINRANVYVGFQVQLDLTGVFMHGKIPTLKISLIQIFRAHLWQKIHESVVMDLCQVFDQEMEALQIETVQKETIHPRKSYKMNSSASDILLFSSYKWQISRPSLLTDNRDTMDGTTSNKFWLDIQLRWGDFDSHDIERYARAKYLDYSSDSQSIYPSPTGNLIAIDLAYNLYSAYGCYFPGLKPLLQQAMAKIMKANPALYVLRERIRKGLQLYSSEPTEPYLNSSNYSELFSNQIIWFVDDTNVYRVTVHKTFEGNLTTKPINGAIFIFNPRTGQLFLKIIHTSVWAGQKRLGQLAKWKTAEEVAALVRSLPVEEQPKQVIVTRKGMLDPLEVHLLDFPNIVIKGSELQLPFQATLKMEKFGDLILRATQPQMVLFNLYDDWLKSISSYTAFSRLILILRALHVNNEKSKIILRPDKNTITESYHIWPSLSDDEWMKVEVALKDLILADFGKRNSVNVASLTASEIRDIILGMEIAAPSVQRQQMAEIEKNTEAAAQVTALQTKTTNIHGDEIVVTTTTQYEQQTFASKSDWRVRAISATNLPLRVNHIFVGNDDVKDDAGSYTYVIPKNVLRSFIVNADLRTQVVAYLYGTSPPDNKQVKEIKAVAWIPQRGTNNGVDLPVALPKHDFLLKDLEPLGWIKTQSQELNHLSPQDVTTQAKIMAAHPEWGPQSICVTCSFTPGSVSLNAWDLTVAGFEWGRKNEDVTGQNPGFNPSMANRVQLLLSDRILGMTLVPEGGVWNYGVGLTQSWSEKIPYTMTLDKPEAFWAPCHRPNAFLNFASMEGDDAADVENSLE encoded by the exons ATGTCCACCGTCCCACCAGGATTCGGTGCGACGCCCCCGGGATCCATCCCTCAGCCGAATGGAGACGGAGACGGCATGGAGGGAGACTTCTTTGGACAATTAAGACAGGAGGAGATCGATAAGAAGGCTAGGAAATGGAGGCAGAGTCAGAAGAGAAGATTCAACCCTAAGAGAAGACAGGGTGGCGGCGGCGGTGTGGATTTTGGAAAGGCG GATCTGCCGCCAGAGCACATCAGGAAAATCATCAAGGATCACGGTGATATGTCAAATAGGAAGTTTAGAAATGACAAACGAGTGCATTTGGGTGCCTTGAAGTACGTGCCGCACGCGGTCATGAAGCTTTTGGAGAACATCCCAATGCCCTGGGAG CAAGTACGTGAAGTACCAGTTCTCTACCACATTTCCGGTGCCATCACTTTTGTCAACGAAGTCCCCCGAGTCATTGAACCGGTGTACCACGCTCAGTGGGCTTCAATGTGGCTTGCAATGCGTCGAGAAAAGCGAGATCGACGACACTTCAAGCGAATGCGATTCCCTCcatttgatgatgaagagccGCCGATGGATTACGGAGATAATGTGTTGGATGTTGAGCCATTAGAAGCCATTCAGTTGGAATtagatgaggaagacgatgaggcAATCTTGGAGTGGTTCTACGACCCCAAACCCCTCGTTGACACCCCTCAAGTCAATGGGTCTAGCTACAAATATTTCCAACTCACCCTTCCCCAAATGGCTAACTTGTACCGCATCGGCAGACAGCTGTTGAGCGACTACTCGGACAACAACGCGTTCTATTTGTTCGACAAGAAGAGTTTTTTCACCGCCAAAGCGCTTAACATTGCTTTGCCCGGTGGTCCCAAATTCGAGCCGTTGTACCGAGACATGGACGCCTTCGACGAGGACTGGAACGAATTCAACGATATTAACAAGATTATTATCCGAAACGTGATCCGATCCGAGTACAAGGTTGCCTTCCCTCATCTCTACAACTCGCTTCCTCGATCCGTCCACATTGGTATTTATCACGAGCCCAAGAACGTTTACATCAAGACCGACGATCCCGACCTCCCTGCATTCTACTTTGATCCTCTTATCAACCCGATCTCTCAACGAGTCGTGCAGGAAGCTCACACTCCTCTTGTCTCCCATGAAGATCAGGTGTTCGGATTTGGTaacgatgaagatgacgagTTCGAGTTACCCGAGGAGATAGAGCCATTTTTGGGAGAGAGGGATTTGGAGAATGACAACACGGCAGATGCTATCGCTTTGTACTGGGCACCATACCCTTACAATTTGCGGAGTGGCAAAATGAAGCGAGCTCAGGATGTGCCTTTGATCAAGAACCTTTATCTTGAACATTGTCCTGACGGTCAACCCGTCAAGGTTAGAGTTTCTTACCAGAAGCTTCTTAAAGTGTACGTGTTGAACGCTCTCCACAACAAGCCACCCAAGGCGATGGTCAAACGAAACCTTTTCCGAAGTTTGAAGAACACTAAGTTCTTCCAGTCCACTACTCTTGACTGGGTGGAGGCCGGTCTTCAAGTCTGTCGACAGGGTTATAACATGCTCAACCTTCTTATTCACCGAAAGAATCTCAACTACCTCCATTTGGATTACAATCTTAATCTGAAGCCCATTAAGACTCTTACCACCAAAGAGCGAAAGAAATCTCGATTTGGTAACGCTTTCCACCTTTGTCGAGAAATCCTTCGTCTCACCAAGCTCATTGTTGATGCCCACGTTCAATTCCGTCTCGGTAATGTCGACGCTTTCCAGCTTGCTGACGGTCTTCAATACATGTTCGCTCACGTCGGTCAATTGACCGGTATGTACCGATATAAATACAAGCTTATGAAGCAAATCCGTATGTGCAAGGATCTCAAGCACGTCATCTACTCGAGATTTAACACTGGGCCTGTTGGTAAGGGTCCTGGTGTCGGTTTCTGGGCGCCTGGATGGAGAGTTTGGTTGTTCTTTATGAGGGGTATTGTCCCTTTGCTTGAAAGATGGTTGGGCAACTTGTTGGCTAGACAGTTCGAGGGTAGGAACAGTAAGGGTGTAGCCAAGACTGTTACCAAGCAAAGGGTAGAGTCTCACTTCGACTTGGAACTTCGTGCTGCGGTCATGCACGATATCTTAGA TATGATGCCTGAAGGTGTCAAACAGAACAAGGCCAAGACCATCCTTCAACATCTTTCGGAAGCTTGGCGATGCTGGAAGGCCAATATTCCTTGGAAGGTCCCTGGTATGCCCGCTGCCATTGAAAACATCATTCTGCGATACGTCAAGTCCAAGGCCGATTGGTGGACGTCTGTTGCCCATTACAACAGAGAACGTATCAGGCGAGGCGCTACTGTCGACAAGGCTGTCGTTCGTAAGAACCTCGGCCGATTGACTAGATTGTATCTCAAGGCTGAGCAGGAGAGACAGAACGGTTACCTAAAGGACGGTCCTTACATTACTTCCGAAGAGGGTACCGCAATTCTTATCTCTACTGCCCATTGGTTTGAATCTCGAAAGTTTGCTCCTatccccttccctcctctttcttaCAAACACGACACCAAGCTTCTCGTTCTCGCGCTTGAAAAGCTCAAGGAGGCGTACAGCGTCCACGGTCGACTTAACCAGTCTCAACGAGAAGAATTGGCACTGGTTGAGCAGGCATACGATAATCCGCACGAGTGTTTGTCACGTATCAAGAGGTTATTACTGACTCAACGAGCGTTCAAGGAAGCTGGTATTGAGTTCTTTGACACCTATGACAAGTTGATCCCTTGTTACG ACGTTGAGCCTCTCGAAAAGCTCAGTGACGCGTATCTTGACCAGTTCCTTTGGTACGAGGCCGATAAGAGAAGACTTTTCCCTAGCTGGGTCAAA CCATCTGATTCTGAGcctcctccccttctcGTCTACAAATGGTGTCAGGGTATCAACAACTTGACCGATATCTGGGACACTTCTGAAGGCGAATCGGTTGTGATGATGGAAACAGTGTTAGCAAGAGTGTATGAGAAAGTCGACTTGACTCTTCTGAGTCGATTGTTGCGTCTTATCATGGATCACAATTTGGCTGATTACATCACTTCAAAGAACAACAC TACTCTTACCTTCAAGGATATGTCTCACATCAACACCTACGGTATGATTCGAGGTCTTCAGTTCTCCTCATTCGTATTCCAGTACTACGGTCTTGtccttgatcttctcgtCCTTGGTCTTGAGCGAGCCAGTGAAATCGCCGGTCTCCCCGAAGCACCCAACGGTTTCCTTCAGTTCAAGAACCGGGAGATCGAGACCAAGCATCCCATCCGTTTCTACTCGCGATACGTCGACCGTATCCATATTCTGTTCCGCTTCACCGCCGAGGAGTCTCGAGATCTTATCCAGCGATATCTCAGTGTTCAGCCTGATCCTAACAACGAAAACGTTATCGGTTATAACAACAAGCGTTGCTGGCCCCGAGATTGTCGAATGAGGCTTATCAAGCATGACGTAAACCTTGGTCGTGCTGTCTTCTGGAACGTCAAGAACTCTTTGCCTAGATCTCTCACTACCATCGAATGGGAAGACACATTTGTCTCTGTCTATTCTAAGGACAACCCTCAGCTCTTATTCTCCATGTGCGGATTCGAAGTCCGAATCCTTCCCCGAGTCCGTACTCAGAACGGCGAGGCTTACTCTTTGAAGGACGGTGTTTGGAACCTTACTCAAGAGTCTACCAAAGAGCGAACTGCCCAGGCGTTCTTGCGTGTCTCCGACCAGGGTATCCAAGACTTCAACAACCGTATCCGACAGATTCTCATGAGCTCGGGTAGTGCGACTTTCGCGAAGATCATCAACAAGTGGAACACCTGTCTTATCGGTTTGATGACTTACTACCGAGAGGCCGTCGTGCACACCAACGAGTTGCTTGATTCTCTCGTCAAGGCCGAAAACAAGGTCCAGACTCGTGTCAAAATTGGTCTTAACTCCAAGATGCCTTCTCGTTTCCCTCCCTGTGTCTTCTACTCGCCTAAGGAACTTGGTGGTCTCGGTATGCTTTCCATGGGTTTCGTACTTATTCCTCAGTCCGATTTGAGGTGGTCCAAGCAGACTGACAGTGGTGGTATTACTCATTTCCGCTCTGGTATGACCCACGAGGAGGATCAGTTGATCCCCAACTTGTACCGATACTTGCAACCTTGGGAAGCGGAGTTCTTGGATTCAGCGAGAGTGTGGTCTGAGTACGCTttaaagaggaaggaagctACC GCTTCTAATCGTCGACTCACTCTTGAAGACCTTGAAGACAGTTGGGATCGAGGTATTCCTAGGATCAACACCCTTTTCCAGAAGGACAGGCACACACTTGCTTATGACAAGGGATGGCGAGTTCGTCAATACTTCAGTCAATTCTTCCGACT TCGTAACCAACCGTTCATTTGGACTAACCAACGACATGATGGTAAACTTTGGCAACTTAACAACTACCGAGTTGATGTTATCTCTGCCCTCGGTGGTGTTGAGGGTATCTTGGAACACTCCTTGTTCAAGGGAACTGCCTTCCCAACCTGGGAGGGTCTGTTCTGGGAGAAAGCTTGTCTGCAGAACGGTACCCGTCTTCTCCGTGCTGATGGCTCCGAGATTCTTGTGGAAGATGTTCAAGAAGGCGATCAGCTTCTTGGTCCCGATGGAACGAGCAGGACAGCGAGCAAGATCGTTCGCGGTGAAGAGCGTCTCTATCGTATCAAAGCCGATGAACTTGAAGATCTGGTCTGTACACACAATCACATCCTTTCATTGTATAAGGAAAGGTCTGGCTTGGAGCAAAATCCTTCTCCTAGTACTGATCTCAGCTCGACGGATAGCTATGAGAGAGTTGATGTGACTGTCGATGACTTCGTCCGCCTTCCTCAACAAGAGCAACAGAAGTATCGGCTTTTCCGTTCGACTGGTTTTAAGGGAGCCGATCAGccttccacttcttccttaGCCACCTTGTTACACATCATGTCTATCcagctggaggaaaagCCTACAAAGTGGTCCGGTTTTGTGGTCGACAAAGACAGCCTTTATCTCCGTCATGACTATTTGGTCTTACACAACTCAGGATTTGAGGAGTC TATGAAAAACAAGCGATTGACTAACGCCCAACGTTCCGGTCTTTCTCAGATTCCCAATCGTCGATTCACTATGTGGTGGTCTCCCACCATCAACCGAGCCAATGTCTACGTTGGTTTCCAAGTCCAACTCGATTTGACTGGTGTTTTCATGCACGGTAAGATCCCCACTTTGAAGATCTCTTTGATTCAAATCTTCCGAGCGCACTTGTGGCAGA AGATCCATGAGTCTGTTGTTATGGATTTGTGTCAAGTCTTTGATCAAGAG ATGGAAGCACTCCAAATCGAAACTGTTCAGAAAGAGACTATCCACCCTCGAAAGTCGTACAAGATGAACTCTTCGGCTTCTGacattctccttttctcgtCTTACAAGTGGCAGATTTCTCGACCGTCTCTTCTTACTGATAACCGGGACACTATGGACGGCACTACCTCCAACAAGTTCTGGCTCGACATCCAGCTCCGATGGGGTGACTTCGACTCTCATGATATTGAGCGTTACGCCCGTGCGAAGTACCTCGACTATTCGTCGGACAGTCAGTCCATCTACCCATCGCCCACCGGTAATCTTATCGCGATTGACTTGGCATACAATCTCTACTCGGCGTACGGTTGTTACTTCCCCGGTCTCAAGCCGCTCCTCCAGCAAGCGATGGCGAAAATCATGAAGGCCAACCCCGCTTTGTATGTTTTACGTGAGCGTATCAGGAAGGGTCTCCAGCTCTATTCATCCGAGCCTACTGAGCCTTATCTTAACTCGTCCAATTACTCCGAGTTGTTCTCAAACCAGATTATCTGGTTCGTAGACGACACCAATGTCTATCGAGTCACAGTTCATAAGACCTTCGAAGGTAATTTGACTACCAAGCCCATCAACGGTGctatcttcatcttcaatccTCGTACAGGTCAACTCTTCTTGAAGATCATTCACACCTCGGTTTGGGCAGGTCAGAAGCGTCTAGGCCAGTTGGCCAAATGGAAGACGGCCGAAGAAGTAGCTGCTTTGGTTCGATCATTACCCGTGGAAGAACAGCCCAAACAAGTCATTGTCACCCGAAAGGGTATGCTTGACCCCTTGGAAGTCCATTTGCTTGATTTCCCCAACATCGTTATCAAGGGTTCTGAACTCCAGTTGCCATTCCAAGCCACCCTTAAGATGGAGAAGTTTGGTGACTTAATTCTG CGTGCTACTCAACCTCAAATGGTTTTGTTCAATCTTTATGACGATTGGCTCAAGTCTATCTCAAGTTACACTGCCTTTTCTCGTCTTATTCTTATCCTTCGTGCTTTGCACGTCAACAACGAAAAGTCTAAGATTATCTTGAGACCTGATAAGAACACTATCACAGAGTCTTACC ACATTTGGCCATCGCTCAGTGACGACGAGTGGATGAAGGTGGAAGTGGCTCTCAAGGATCTCATTTTGGCTGACTTTGGTAAGAGGAACAGCGTCAACGTAGCCTCCCTCACGGCCAGCGAAATCCGAGACATCATTTTGGGTATGGAGATTGCAGCGCCCTCCGTTCAACGTCAACAGATGGCTGAGATTGAAAAGAACACTGAGGCTGCCGCTCAGGTTACTGCTCTCCAGACCAAAACCACCAACATCCATGGTGATGAGATTGTCGTCACGACAACCACTCAATACGAACAGCAAACCTTTGCTAGTAAGTCTGACTGGCGTGTACGAGCTATCAGTGCCACCAACTTGCCGCTTCGTGTCAACCACATCTTTGTTGGCAATGATGATGTGAAGGATGATGCTGGCAGCTACACATACGTTATCCCCAAAAACGTCTTGCGAAGCTTCATTGTCAACGCCGATCTCCGTACACAAGTTGTTGCCTACCTTTATGGTACCTCACCCCCCGACAACAAGCAGGTTAAGGAGATCAAGGCTGTCGCTTGGATCCCTCAGAGGGGTACCAACAACGGTGTAGATCTTCCCGTGGCCTTGCCTAAACACGACTTCCTTCTCAAGGATCTTGAGCCCCTTGGTTGGATCAAAACGCAGTCACAAGAACTCAATCacctttctcctcaagaC
- a CDS encoding 5'/3'-nucleotidase SurE, protein MPQLKTYTDKPVVLLTNDDGPPCASSPNIYAFCKLLQLRLGWDVRVVIPDCQKSWVGKSYAISDVVTASYFYPLEPDGLKGDTTQTRRPLKKGESMEWLLISGTPATCANIALHNIYPGEIDLVISGPNHGRNSSTAFALSSGTLGAALAASLSVPVPGPLSSPSLHETHMPCIAISYGVVTRPVPVRVLELATETAVDVCQQLFDNWGEDKEAGGNGLVPIYSINIPLVETALEKNERKIVSTEMWRNAYGRLFKTTRLSKVTYDQEDDPVQIIHGNMKSQDKPNTVQTSNSIPPNSHISTTSTAGPAALPTPAPQPPTAPKDTKEEDQQLKFQFAPDMHQLLFPPEGSVPEGTDAWAFAKGWISVTPMRAEYACLGSASIE, encoded by the exons ATGCCTCAGCTAAAGACATACACTGACAAGCCAGTCGTCCTTCTGACC AACGACGATGGCCCCCCATGCGCCTCCTCTCCTAATATCTATGCGTTCTGCAAACTTCTTCAGTTACGTCTCGGCTGGGACGTACGAGTAGTCATCCCTGACTGTCAAAAATCTTG GGTTGGGAAGTCATATGCTATTAGTGACGTTGTCACCGCCAGTTACTTCTATCCACTAG AACCGGATGGATTGAAAGGAGATACCACTCAGACTCGTCGTCCGCTGAAAAAAGGAGAGTCAATGGAATGGCTTCTTATTTCTGGG ACTCCTGCAACGTGCGCCAATATCGCATTACACAACATTTACCCTGGCGAGATCGACCTTGTGATCTCGGGTCCCAATC ATGGCCGTAATTCCTCAACGGCATTTGCCCTCTCCTCTGGTACCCTTGGTGCCGCCCTCGCCGCATCCCTCTCCGTCCCAGTCCCCGGTCCTTTGAGCTCCCCGTCTTTACATGAAACCCACATGCCTTGTATAGCCATATCCTACGGCGTCGTCACCCGTCCAGTTCCTGTTAGGGTCCTTGAACTCGCCACCGAGACAGCGGTGGATGTGTGCCAACAGTTGTTCGATAACTGGGGAGAAGATAAAGAAGCGGGTGGGAACGGACTTGTGCCGATATATAGCATCAATATACCGCTTGTAGAGACGGCGCTTGAGAAGAACGAGAGGAAAATAGTGTCAACGGAGATGTGGAGAAATGCCTATGGGCGATTATTCAAGACTACCAGACT ATCAAAAGTGACATACGACCAGGAAGACGATCCCGTTCAAATTATCCACGGCAATATGAAGAGCCAAGACAAGCCCAACACCGTACAAACCTCCAACTCCATCCCACCGAATTCACATATCTCTACAACATCTACTGCGGGCCCTGCCGCACTCCCGACTCCTGCTCCACAGCCCCCTACCGCCCCTAAAGACacaaaggaagaggatcaACAACTCAAATTTCAATTTGCGCCTGATATGCACCAGTTGTTATTCCCACCTGAAGGGAGCGTGCCTGAAGGTACAGATGCGTGGGCGTTCGCCAAAGGATGGATTAGTGTGACACCTATGAGAGCCGAATATGCTTGTTTGGGATCAGCAAGTATAGAATAA
- a CDS encoding actin-2 has product MATEFDDVLTNQPVVIDNGSGNIKAGFAGEEQPSCYIPSFVGRPKHLRVMAGAIQDNLFIGRRAQEFRGLLKIKYPMEHGVVMDWDDMERIWGWVYGEGLKALSEEHPVLLTEAPLNPRQNRDIAAQIFFETFNVPAFFTSVQAVLSLYSSGRTTGIVLDSGDGVTHAVPVFEGFSMPHAVRRIDLAGRDITDHLQLLLRKAGHNLHTSAEKEVVRTIKEKTCYLALNPAKEEKDQSGAWEEFRLPDGKVIQLGTERFLAPEILFNPELVGQEYPGVHQVIVDSINRTDLDLRKSLFSNIVLSGGSTLCTGFGDRLLNEVKKLALKDVKLKIYAPPERKYSTWIGGSILAGLSTFKKMWVSADEYKEDPDIIHKKAF; this is encoded by the exons ATGGCCACAGAATTTGACGATGT TCTCACAAATCAACCAGTTGTCATTGACAAT GGTTCCGGCAACATCAAGGCTGGTTTCGCCGGAGAGGAGCAACCATCGTGTTATATTCCTTCATT CGTGGGTCGACCAAAACACCTCCGTGTGATGGCAGGAGCTATCCAGGACAACCTTTTCATCGGACGACGAGCACAAGAGTTCCGGGGACTGCTGAAGATAAAATACCCAATGGAGCATGGCGTAGTAATGGACTGGGATGATATGGAACGGATATGGGGATGGGTCTATGGTGAAGGATTGAAAGCGTTAAGTGAAGAA CATCCTGTGCTACTTACTGAAGCACCGCTCAACCCTAGACAAAACCGAGATATAGCCGCCCAGATCTTTTTCGAAACATTCAACGTCCCAGCATTCTTCACCTCTGTTCAAGCCGTTCTCTCTCTCTACTCTTCTGGCCGCACAACCGGTATCGTCCTCGATTCTGGCGATGGCGTCACTCATGCTGTTCCCGTGTTCGAAGGTTTCTCCATGCCCCATGCTGTTAGACGAATAGACCTCGCCGGACGAGATATAACAGACCATCTTCAATTGTTGTTGCGGAAAGCAGGGCATAATCTGCACACGTCtgcggagaaggaggtggtgAGGACgatcaaggagaagactTGTTACTTAGCATTGAACCCGgcgaaagaagagaaggacCAAAGTGGAGCGTGGGAAGAATTCAGATTGCCGGACGGAAAGGTGATACAGCTGGGGACGGAGAGATTCCTTGCACCAGAAATCTTGTTTAACCCCGAGTTGGTGGGGCAAGAATATCCAGGTGTCCACCAA GTAATTGTCGACTCTATCAATCGGACTGACCTCGACCTTCGAAAATCCCTCTTCAGCAACATTGTCCTTTCCGGCGGTTCAACGTTGTGTACTGGTTTCGGCGACCGATTACTAAATGAAGTCAAGAAACTTGCTTTGAAGGATGTTAAGCTAAAGATTTATGCTCCTCCAGAACGAAAG TACTCAACCTGGATAGGGGGAAGCATTCTTGCCGGTCTCAGTACGTTCAAGAAAATGTGGGTGTCGGCGGACGAATACAAAGAAGATCCGGATATTATCCACAAGAAGGCATTTTAA